CTTCGGGATCAGGTTGCCTGATCTTGCATTTTGGAAGAAAGATGTAGGGTTGTTGCCTCTGAACGGGCATAAAATAGAGCAGCGTATACCGCCACGCAACGCTCTCTGCCTCCTGACCTGTGGCGTCATTGCGAGCGGTCTCCTTACCTGTTTTTACCTGTGAATATTTTTTTAGAGATGGAAACATGGGAAGATAGACTGCGTTAGAGCTGGCTATCCCGAAACCCCAAATTTGTTGCTAAAACAACAATGAAACAATGaaagtaaagaaataaaagaacacgCAAAAGACCCTGAACACAAgaacttcaaaaaaagaaagaaaagcttctaTGGCCACAAGCCCCGAAAGCACAGTCCAATATTTATAGGACGTTGCAGTAAAATAGCTCGCATAAGGCTCTCCATATACATCCCAGGTGtgtttttttctgcaccaaatttgaaaaaaaaattgcctgtggcacagATTACAATTCTCCACCATGCGTTAAATTACTCGATTAAGTtacgggattttacgtgccaaaaccactttctgattatgaggcacgccgtagtggaggactccggatcatgatcacctggggttctttaacgtgtacccaaatctaaattcacgggtgttttcgcctccatcgacatgccgccgccgtggccgggattcgatcccgcgacctcgtgctcagcagcccaacaacatagccgctgagcaaccacggcgggtaaattactcgatgaagcggccattacttgtactaggaatgaaaatgcGTAATTTAGTAAATAACACAATTACACTGCTTAACATTTTAGTTAGTGAATTTACGGCAAATGTTTCAATTtccgaattgcagccggtgagctcgcaaggagtatgcacttggaacgaattctcgggaGTACGtgagtttcgagatattaattttcataCTGGGCGACGAAACCCATTTGCGTTCCAGTTTCTTTTATGGTTTTGTGcttaaaacagcgttttcttaaaaacGATAAGCGGAACAACAATATATCTTTTTTTCCTCAAGTTTCACGGTTCGTATCTCGAAGCCGGTgacatcctcagaattcgttccgagTCAACATGCCTTGCAAAACCACTAGCCACATTTAGTACATTGACAtgcgtgccgtaaagtaattaataaatAGATAGATTAAATATGTTATTTCAACTAGCCATATTGATTTTTCGCAGAAGTAATGgacgcctcatcgagtaatttaacTGAAGGGTTACAGTTGTGTAAAGGCGAGCACAGCGCCGACTATAGAAGGAACACCTGGAAGAAATTCGTAAAGAACTGCCGCGGTTATTGAAGTAATGTTTAGAAGCTGTATagacaaaaaaaattaatcatgGCTAATAACAGCTCCCTGAAAACGAAGACGGAGGCGAATCACAAAATAattaagaaaacaacaacaaaaatgatgacgatgatgacgcaAATTACAAGCACTTGTGTAATGTTGCTGGCTGATTACACTGCAATATTCCTTAGTGAATTTCTCGCAATTATTCTGGCCATCAGAAAATTGGGTCCACGGACGTCTAAAGTAACGGTTGTTAGAGATGCGCTTTCGGTCTGTACACATTTAACTTCTAATAATCGGTCCCACTCGAGTATATTTTCGACTCTTGTCCAAGGCAATTTGTCTGAAGTCCGCTTTGTCTGGGCCCCCGGATACAGCGAAATGTGTTTAAATGAATCAGCTGACTCTCTCGCATCGTCATCACTAAACGGTCTGGTCCTAAATGTTGTTCCAGATTTCTATTTTAAAACAGGAGCTAGATTTACACGCCTTTTATTGCCACATTGTAATTACCCACCCATACTTTCCGCAAATGATTTTCGACATCTGAAATTTCGGTGGGGCGCGAGCAAATGCCTTTCACGCCAGTGCGAAGTGACGTTATCAAGCTTCCGCTGTAGAGTTCCCCGCCTATGTTCTCACCTTCATAGATCTGGTTTATCCATTACTAACCTCTGCTCTTTCTGTAATGAACCAGAAACAattgaccatttctttctttgttgccgcCACGTCTTCTCCATCCGCAGAATAGTCCTCATATTTCCAACTAGTAAACTTGGTTTAACACTTACAACAGCAAACTTTTGGGgcctgtcaattaggcacaagccaTGGTTCGAAGATTACTGCTCTGCAGAAATTCATTGAAACATCCggaaggttacgctgctagggTACCGGCCGTGGgatatcttatttttttttttagtttttcagtttattttttgtTGTAAATTCATGTACAGGTCCTCTCAAACTCTGTTATCTGTTAGTTGCCAAATGCTTTGTTCTGAATATTCGCCTTTACCACTTTTTGTATCTTTTCTGTCCATCCAGTGTGGCGCATCGCACCcgtgggtaccaagccatgttttgaggcaacaacaagaaccaccaccaccacctaggCTTTTCTTTCTTGAATTCGTACTTTATCTTACACTTTATTTaaatgaacattaaaaaaaatttttttttgagaacGGTGTTACATGGTTGTTGCTGAAGCTTTGATATTTATAGAATTTATTTACACAGCACAAAAGAAAACGTACAATTGTCAAGGATGTCGAGGAAAAGGCAACGAAATGTCCGACATGCGTGATGAAACTAGTTTGCTCATACAACTTGAACTTTATTTGCTATCGTTCCAAGATTGGGGGGTTCGTAGATGATGAAAGCGAATGAGCAATCAGGTGAACTTTGCGTGCCTCGATGCTCGTGATATGCGAAAGGCTCACAGTGGGGAAAACGAGGAGGCTCAcgagcttttttttcttattcacttTCTACCGCACAAGTGGTACAAGACTGCTGTAAGAAGCAAACAAACCAAGCAAGCTCCGAACTGAACGATATACATCGGGTGAGTTCATACTGTGTTAATATATCCAATTAGGTTTACTGGAGCCCGCTTCCCCTGAAGCTAACGAGAACAGTCCTAGGCGAGGAAATATTTTAAAAGTACACCGCTGTCCTCCGATCCACTGGTATGGTTCCGAATCGATTCGGTACAAAGGCGACTTGAGGTGATAGGCAACAAAGTCGAGCCGAGTCGAGTCCCGGCTGGTCGCCGCAGATCCGCGTCGTCGTTGCGGAGTCAGCGCCGCCTGAGGCAAGCGGCAGCGCAAGCCCGCAGGCTGGCGTAGGTGTTCGCCAGGCACACCTGTCCCCACTGGCGACACGTCCTGTCCTGGCTGTCGTAGTACCACCACTGCTTCTTGCGCCCGTGCTGGTACTCCTCGTTGGTGCAGTGCAGCATGCCGGTGTCCACGGGCTGCGTGCAGCGAGCGCTGGGCGTGTCTGCGTTCCGGAGCGCGCGAGGAAccaattttaccgacttcgtaTTTCATAACTGCGGTCGACTTCGTAAAGACGAAGGTCCTTGCCAATAAACAGTAAGCATAAGCATCCTCTTATTAAGGTCCGCTACTTGACGAAATGTGCGAGCCTTGGACAGTCACCGCCATATTTAGGACCGCCCAAAAGGACGAAGCCCGCCAGACGGTGAAGGCATCATGGTGAACACCTCAATAACCTCTTCTAGCCCGTTGTCGCCATCTCACGGCATACCGAATGTTAGCACGTAAATGTATATGCGGCACGCATAAACGAGAGAAATCGTGATTCGTTCATCGTCTGTGGTCACCCAATATGGAAACGTCTCGGTGGTGTAGCCATGGTAGCGTTCTGCTGGTGGCGGGAGCGTTGTGCGCGCACTATATACGCACTTTAGCTTTCCTGCTGAGCTGCTGTATGTATGCACTCCTCTGAGCGGGACGGGCAGTAGAAGTGAAACTAACGTTATCTAATGTTTCACTGGACGCCGATCCTAGTGCAGACGTAACAggtcggtctcatctcgtgcaccgtcGAGGTGCGACTTATGCAATGCCCTCTGGCGAAGCTCCTCGTcccgccagcgttgtgagacgcctggtagctgccagggcgttGTTCCTTCTACAGAGCAGGGATTGCCTTGTCCCTTGGTGCCAACATGTCCCGCCAGCGTGTAGTTAAAGAACCGCCCGAGGAGTACAATCGCATCGCTAAACCTTGCTTTCGCTGTCAAGGCATCGCCCTCTGGGTGGAAATGCCATATTTTTTTGAAACGCAAGTTGCAACAATAAAACCGCAACAAGTGCTTCAAAATATCTCCAGCCAGCGCACTACTTGTCTTCACGGGTGGGCCACTAGTTTGAGTTTCGGTTTCTGTCCTCCAGCAGATATCATTTTTAGTGTTCGTTTTTTCCGAGGATTAATAATAATTGGAATAAATTACCCACAGATGCGGTTGACCGAAGGATTGTTGACTAGATTTTGATGCTTTCTTCTCCCTTCAATAATACCAAATGGCGTGGGGGTAGTGTtagagtaaataaaaacaaaagcatAAAGCAAACAAATAAAGGCGGGACATTGTTCCTTCTACTTGTGTTACCTATCGGCTATTTTTATACATTTTATGCTTTCGAAGTAAACAAGTGTCAGCGAACGCTTGTGCGACCTACAAAAAGAAAGCAGGACCAACCAGCAAGAcgctggtaggttgtttgcttttTTAAGCTATAAATAAATCTCACGTTTTAGAGCCCCTGTATGACGCACACATTCTGGGACATCTTAGAATCGCCAGGACTTATGCCACATCAGCTTAGTGCTGTTGGTGGCGTAACACGCAGAGACATGGCAGCGTCGCCACCACAATAACAACCACATTCCTAAGATGTGTTTCCAAGGTATCCCACCTCTGCCACCAGTCACGACGAAATGCGCGGGACGCCGGGAAAAAAGGTTTCGTTGGCTTCGCACTCGCGTGATCGCGTCCACTGTGTTGCCGCATTTCTCGCACCTACCACTTGTCTTCTTCGTCTCTCAGTTCTCCACGCACCGGGGCCAGCGCAACCCGCATGTCTACGAAGCAGCCTTACTATATCCAGACTTTTGCAGTTAGCTATCACCACTGGCTGGTGGCAATTTGCGAACCGCACTTTAGCGCCCAAAAGGCTTTATGAACGCGGGTGCTCTTTATTTTGGCCGTATTTTTCGTGAAAGAGTTGATGAAGCCTGGTGGCATGTACCTTTCTCGCAGTAGGCTTGGCACAGAGAAAGGCTGTCGAAGTGGAGACGCGACAGACCCAGGCAGACTTGGTCGGCGTTCCACTGCACGCAGTGGCCCTTGCGGCGGCTGCGCACAAAGAACCATGGCGCAGAGCGCAGGCCCGACGTCCTCGAGCTGTCATTGGTCCCTAGGGAACATTCGTGGAGCGCAGGTGCCAGGCAAAGTGGTCCTGCAGGTGGAGGAAGATGCCGTTCCATGGGAGTGTATAAGAACAGAAACAGAAGTACGCTTCGAAGAACAACAAGGCAGGCTAGGAACCACCTCGGTGACAGGAAAGTTCATGACCGTTTCCTTGAACAGCGTCGCTCATATTTGGTGGTACTTTGTGAGAATACTCCTGAATACAGATTGCTGTCATTCCACGAGCATCGCCGACACAAGGGGTAAAAAGACCCTGAAACATGAAGTTTACAAGTGCAAAGCTATAGGATTAGCACTTTGGAACAAAACTGGAACACGTTCCACTTTTGTTCACACTCATTGTGTCGTCGAAGAAAAACATTTGGCTTCATATTCAGTGGCATCTTAAGTAGCAGTCAGTCCAAACAAAATGCAGAGTAGCATTTCAACCGTCATCCCAGAGCGTCTCCACAGCGCACAACGGCAGAAACGCCGAGAGCAAGTGAGGctgtactaatccaggtacaaccaagttaggaagacccactaagcttcaacaagacaccccctcaccagaacaggaattggcggCCCtcgtgcagtattcggccactccctgcTAAATGATTCATTGGACTGCctaatggccctcagtccccagcagctgcggagcacctgaccaaggcggtggtcacaCCTGTAACGCGGCAGGGGATGTTTCGTCGTGCCAGCTTTCACTATGTTCGTTAGCAAAGCGCGCACCCGCCCTCTCTTGTGTAGCCATTACGATCGTTAGGTTCGAACTATTGAAAGACACAGCTAGTCGGCGCGTGGACATGCGATAAGTTGCATTGATACGAGATTATTGGCACGCCTATATGTGAGCTctcctacaaaaaaaaattcctgGTGTACCAACTTCAAAAAATTCACGTGGaagctcctctgggagttgtatACGCAcgcataagcattgtgccacttgctcatctccacgcagcccggcgtcattatcaatgttatgaagctTTATCTAACCAGATATATAAAGCCTTATCAACCCTGATCGGCCGTTATCAGCCTTATCGCAATAGATccgaccattatcaaccgttatcggttgttatcaaacttatcggactcgatccgacCTTTATCACCCCTTATAGGTTGTTATTAACCTTATCACAATCGATGCGATGCTTATCAATCCTTATCTGTCCTTGTCAACCTTATTGgacatgatccgacccttatcaactattATCGGTACTTATCAACATTATCAGATTTACTCCAATCATTGTAAGCATTGTAAAAGCGCAGTATCGCTATTTAGcacttatccatccgcgtcgaaccattatcaaccgttgtTACGCCTGAATACGGTGATGACCATTCCTTAGACgtttatcaaatcaaatcaaatcatattttattctccagcaagtatctggatggtcacctgggctaaaaagctgtacgaacagcttgacgaaggcccaagaaaccattacatggcagcagcagacagaacgaaataacaatagcaatacagaagtagtaatcaaatcaaatcaagtacagcatcaaatcaagtacagcaataacacagttttcttaaacgacataTGAAGAAATACGGATTACATGTGCACAAAGTATGTTCGCAGTTGTTTTCAACTAAAACCAGCAGTATCTTtatgtttattgagaaaaaatggcAGATTGTGGGCCAGGGATTGCAGCTTGTAATCGGTTCTGAACTGTGGTAAGGACCCAGTGTCAGTACAACGAGTGTTAACTATTGATGTACGATATTCAAAGGAAGCAAGTTGTGTCAGGAAATTACTCATacctgtggaagaaaagtatatTATTTGTAACAAACGAAATTCATATATATATTATCTACACGGATCAAATTGAATGATGCTATTGTGGTATTAACACTCGACGTGGGTTCAATGTTAACGACAAGGCGAATAATTTTCCTCTGCAATACAAGAAGCTTGTTCATATTTCTTTTAGTTGCTGTTGCCCATACCAGTGTACAATAGTGAttgtgagaaagaaaaaaatcgcgaatacccgCGTCGGTGAATATTTTCGGTGAATACCCGCTATCATGAATGCACCAACTTTATGTAGAACAAACATCAGCTCGGTTGTTCAAACTGTCTTCGGAGCCAATCTATAGCAAGGCCACGAGATGGCACTTTGTACTTGCGCTGTCTGGGTACGAATATCCGCATCGGTGAATATTTTTCGCGCTGCCCCACTATTATGAATGCACCAACTTTATGTAGAATGATCGCAGTTCCATGCACTGTCTTTGGAGCCAATTCCCATAGCAGGGGCCACGAGATGGCACTTTGTATAACCTCCATAGTTTCTCTAGGTACCTATGTAGGTTATTTTGCATTATTGTTTCAATTTTAATACTATGCAAAAAAACTTATTTGGCGCAATGCAATTGTACACCTAGCACAATCCTTTTATCAAATTTGCGCTTGAAAAGAAGACATGTACCATCTATCGCAAACACATAATAAAGAAATGATTGGCACGCCATACCGGCCGTGCGAAAggggatgtccagcgaagctgttgaaaaccaccgctACAACGGCTGAGGGGAGTATTCTTTAGAGTAATTGTACTAATGGTAATTTATTGTAATTGTAGTAATGGAAGTAATGGTAAATTGGACAGCACGCCGCcactggtcgtattgccgtttctgtTATTCCCActatcaccaaatctttcaacaaagccttcacagaAACTGCTCTCCTTTGAAATTTGTTTTGTACCGCTGGTACAACGCATTGATACGGTTCAGATATATTCTTCTGCAAGCGTAGGTGTTTAGCCGTGTGGGTAAGACGCTTGGATTCTGAGCTTAGGATGGTTTGTTCTAAACTCACCACCGTCAACGCTTTTACTTTCGAAATTATTTTGTTTTAGACATTGATTTgtttatagcgattcgtcttacgtgacagatAGAAGGACAAacggacaggtttcctcgttgGATAGGCATTGAAATGCTTACGCTATAAAGAAATGGGCAGGCTCGATCAGAAGGGGAAGTACTAAAAGCAAGAGCAAGGTTTACCAATTGCGCTCGAGCTCCA
The sequence above is drawn from the Dermacentor andersoni chromosome 7, qqDerAnde1_hic_scaffold, whole genome shotgun sequence genome and encodes:
- the LOC126533265 gene encoding uncharacterized protein; translation: MVASFSRGEPLQRHVKFQGVWRKWMFGVVSAALLMGTTIAVAFTYPAYEPGTRGPLCLAPALHECSLGTNDSSRTSGLRSAPWFFVRSRRKGHCVQWNADQVCLGLSRLHFDSLSLCQAYCEKDTPSARCTQPVDTGMLHCTNEEYQHGRKKQWWYYDSQDRTCRQWGQVCLANTYASLRACAAACLRRR